A genomic stretch from Aerococcaceae bacterium zg-1292 includes:
- a CDS encoding Gx transporter family protein, producing the protein MKRGRYQLLVYLAMLAAQGVVISLLERFIPSPFTFAPGAKLGLANLVTIIAIFTLPKKYSMQVVGLRLLLTMLLGGTLSTFLYSAAGGVFSYLVMILLQYLGPKRVSIIGISVMGGMAHNLGQLSMAALLAKSWAVLNYLPVLSISGILAGFAVGFAGNLLLHKITVLRMYHNELIKSQAQESWLSYAV; encoded by the coding sequence ATGAAACGCGGACGTTATCAGCTCTTAGTGTATTTGGCAATGCTGGCAGCACAAGGAGTGGTCATAAGTTTACTTGAACGTTTTATTCCATCACCTTTTACATTTGCACCTGGAGCAAAACTGGGCTTAGCTAATTTGGTAACAATTATTGCGATTTTTACTTTACCAAAAAAATACAGTATGCAAGTCGTTGGGCTACGCTTACTACTGACGATGCTCTTAGGTGGCACCTTGTCGACATTTTTATATAGTGCAGCTGGCGGTGTTTTTAGTTATCTAGTGATGATTTTGTTGCAGTATCTTGGCCCAAAACGTGTGAGTATTATTGGTATCTCAGTCATGGGTGGAATGGCGCATAATTTAGGACAACTGTCGATGGCGGCACTGTTAGCAAAATCCTGGGCAGTCTTGAATTATTTACCAGTATTATCAATTAGTGGGATATTAGCAGGGTTTGCTGTCGGTTTTGCCGGCAATTTGTTATTACATAAAATTACAGTTTTGCGTATGTATCATAATGAATTAATCAAATCGCAAGCACAAGAATCGTGGTTATCGTATGCAGTATGA
- a CDS encoding NAD(P)/FAD-dependent oxidoreductase, whose translation MAKEIVIVGAGYAGIAAARQLGKTFKKDESVNITLIDKHSYHTYMTELHEVAGGRVEPDAIKYDLRRIFKKYPKVDLVTDKVTSINYDTKEVVAVQHTYKYDYLLLAMGGEANTFGIEGVKENGFTLWSMEAAERVRAHIINTCYLASREHDEAKRRAMLSFLVCGAGFTGVEMVGELVEWVSRLAHEYKLNKDEFSVHLVEAAPKILAMVTEKEQTKALKYMEKVGINVSLGDGIVKVAKDHVELASGKIIPTYTTIWTAGVQANTETAEFGIEKARAGRLVANEYMEAKGRENVYIAGDLVYYEEPDKNNLPAPQIVQAAEQTGHTAAKNIIAAINGSEKHAFKGKYDGFMVSIGSHYGVALLFDKYHLSGFFAMLMKHIVNLKYFFDIRSLFYMVAYTQHEFFDIKDKRNIFGGFLATKGNNLWTLPLRIFYGAMWLIEGLKKTFGWFGGSTWFKDTVVFPFEWLQPADVTSAASGAEEAVSAASGAADTVAEAAQSVFSLNYVYGEEPMLVLDKMPNWFASIMKFMMPNVEVALFMQRFMSIMEILIGLALIAGVFTWLVSAATVVLVCMFSLSGMFVWVNVWFVPVAIALMNGSGRVFGLDYWIMPWLGKLFDRWLYGKPNHIYSDNIK comes from the coding sequence ATGGCAAAGGAAATCGTAATTGTCGGTGCGGGTTATGCTGGTATTGCAGCTGCACGTCAATTAGGTAAAACTTTTAAAAAAGATGAGTCAGTTAATATTACATTGATTGATAAGCATTCATACCATACATATATGACAGAATTACACGAGGTTGCAGGTGGACGTGTTGAGCCCGATGCAATTAAGTATGATTTACGTCGTATTTTCAAAAAATACCCAAAAGTTGATTTGGTAACGGACAAAGTAACGTCTATCAACTACGATACAAAAGAAGTTGTTGCTGTGCAACATACATATAAATATGACTACTTATTGTTAGCAATGGGTGGTGAAGCTAATACATTTGGTATTGAAGGTGTTAAAGAAAACGGCTTTACATTGTGGTCAATGGAAGCGGCAGAACGTGTGCGTGCCCATATTATTAATACTTGCTACTTAGCATCTCGTGAACATGATGAAGCAAAACGTCGTGCGATGTTATCCTTCTTAGTCTGTGGTGCTGGATTTACTGGCGTTGAAATGGTCGGTGAACTTGTTGAGTGGGTATCACGTTTAGCACATGAATATAAATTAAATAAAGACGAGTTTTCTGTGCATTTAGTTGAAGCGGCACCAAAAATCTTAGCAATGGTGACTGAAAAAGAACAAACAAAAGCATTGAAATACATGGAAAAAGTAGGTATCAACGTTAGCCTAGGTGACGGTATTGTTAAAGTGGCTAAAGACCATGTTGAGTTAGCATCTGGAAAAATTATTCCGACATACACAACGATTTGGACGGCGGGTGTACAAGCGAATACGGAAACAGCTGAATTTGGTATTGAAAAAGCACGCGCCGGTCGTTTAGTTGCTAATGAGTATATGGAAGCAAAAGGACGCGAAAATGTTTATATCGCTGGGGACTTAGTATATTATGAAGAACCAGATAAAAACAATTTGCCTGCGCCACAAATCGTACAAGCGGCAGAGCAAACAGGGCATACGGCAGCTAAAAATATTATCGCAGCCATTAATGGTTCTGAAAAACATGCCTTTAAAGGTAAATATGATGGTTTCATGGTATCCATTGGTTCTCATTACGGTGTGGCATTATTATTTGATAAATACCATCTATCAGGATTCTTTGCAATGTTGATGAAACACATCGTTAACTTGAAATATTTCTTTGATATTCGTAGTTTATTCTATATGGTAGCTTATACACAACATGAATTCTTCGATATTAAAGACAAGCGCAATATTTTCGGTGGCTTTTTAGCAACGAAAGGAAATAACTTATGGACATTGCCATTACGTATTTTCTATGGGGCAATGTGGTTAATTGAAGGGTTGAAGAAAACATTTGGTTGGTTTGGCGGTTCGACATGGTTTAAAGATACGGTTGTTTTCCCATTTGAGTGGTTACAACCAGCTGATGTAACTTCCGCAGCGTCCGGTGCAGAAGAAGCCGTGTCAGCAGCCTCTGGTGCAGCCGATACAGTCGCCGAAGCCGCACAAAGTGTTTTCAGTTTGAACTATGTTTATGGTGAAGAACCAATGTTAGTCTTGGATAAAATGCCGAACTGGTTTGCTTCGATTATGAAATTCATGATGCCAAACGTAGAGGTTGCATTATTTATGCAACGTTTCATGTCCATCATGGAAATCCTTATCGGTCTAGCATTAATTGCGGGTGTCTTCACCTGGTTAGTAAGTGCTGCAACGGTTGTATTAGTATGTATGTTCAGTTTATCAGGAATGTTTGTATGGGTAAACGTATGGTTTGTTCCTGTTGCAATTGCCTTGATGAATGGTTCAGGTCGTGTATTTGGTTTAGATTACTGGATTATGCCATGGTTAGGTAAATTATTTGACCGTTGGCTGTATGGTAAGCCAAATCACATCTATAGTGATAATATAAAATAA
- the racE gene encoding glutamate racemase → MKELPIGIIDSGFGGLTVVKQSLKQLPNESIIYLGDSARCPYGPRPLSQVKEFIWQMTNFLLEKGIKMLVLACNTGTAAALEEIRATLSIPVIGVIHPGSRAAIKETQNQRIGVIGTQGTINSRLYEQVILEKANHLAVKSVAAPEFVSIVEENRMDDAKTPDIVKTQLQSLIDEGVDTLVLGCTHYPIIRDVIQMAMGDSVSLIDSGVETINEVSTLLDYFNLSRSAQEALECPATMDIYTTGEADRFETVAKTWLQNEQLVVKTCRIEEDNIVENINRNA, encoded by the coding sequence ATGAAAGAATTACCAATAGGTATTATTGACTCTGGTTTTGGTGGTCTAACTGTAGTCAAACAAAGTTTGAAGCAATTACCCAATGAATCGATAATTTATTTAGGAGACAGTGCGCGCTGCCCGTATGGTCCGCGACCATTGTCGCAAGTCAAAGAATTTATTTGGCAAATGACGAATTTTTTATTAGAAAAAGGTATCAAAATGTTAGTGCTTGCCTGTAATACAGGGACTGCCGCGGCGTTGGAGGAAATTCGCGCGACACTATCGATTCCAGTAATTGGTGTTATTCATCCCGGTAGTCGTGCTGCCATTAAAGAAACACAAAATCAACGTATTGGTGTTATCGGTACGCAGGGCACGATTAATAGCCGCTTATATGAACAAGTAATTTTAGAAAAAGCGAATCATTTAGCAGTAAAAAGTGTCGCCGCGCCTGAATTTGTTTCAATTGTTGAAGAGAATCGCATGGATGATGCAAAGACACCGGATATTGTTAAAACGCAATTACAATCATTGATTGATGAAGGAGTAGATACTTTAGTATTAGGCTGTACACACTATCCAATTATTCGTGATGTGATTCAAATGGCGATGGGGGACTCAGTGAGTTTGATTGACTCGGGTGTAGAAACCATCAATGAGGTAAGTACATTACTGGATTATTTTAATTTAAGTCGCAGCGCTCAAGAAGCACTCGAATGTCCGGCCACTATGGATATTTATACGACTGGCGAGGCAGACCGCTTTGAAACAGTTGCTAAAACATGGCTGCAAAATGAGCAATTAGTCGTCAAAACATGTCGAATTGAGGAGGATAACATTGTCGAAAATATTAATCGCAACGCATAA
- a CDS encoding metallophosphoesterase has product MKWLVVSDNHGNWAQLNQLFEQYRPQVDLIIHCGDSEFPADDPIWEQVDVVVSGNMDFDPQYFSVRTKDSDVGKILVVHGHRHGVNSGNHELLEMALGTNAKFVFHGHTHRLYAEQQEGILFVNPGSLNHSRGPIPYKTYAIIEIDTDKTTVNFYTDAHECLADLTQEFAR; this is encoded by the coding sequence ATGAAATGGTTAGTAGTAAGTGATAATCATGGGAATTGGGCGCAATTAAACCAATTATTTGAACAATATCGTCCACAGGTAGATTTGATTATACATTGTGGGGATTCAGAATTTCCAGCGGATGACCCGATTTGGGAGCAAGTTGACGTTGTCGTATCAGGTAACATGGATTTTGATCCGCAATATTTTTCAGTTCGCACGAAAGATAGTGATGTCGGCAAGATTTTAGTTGTGCATGGACATCGTCATGGAGTGAATTCAGGTAATCATGAATTATTAGAGATGGCACTGGGAACGAATGCGAAATTTGTGTTTCATGGACATACGCATCGTCTGTATGCCGAGCAACAAGAAGGGATACTGTTTGTTAACCCAGGAAGCTTGAATCATTCACGTGGTCCAATTCCGTATAAAACTTATGCTATTATTGAGATTGATACCGATAAAACAACAGTGAACTTTTATACTGATGCGCATGAATGTTTAGCTGATTTGACACAAGAGTTTGCAAGGTAA
- a CDS encoding XTP/dITP diphosphatase encodes MTLSKILIATHNPGKVKEFTTLFSPLGIKVESLLDYPELEEVEETGATFEENARLKAETIARMTNSMVLADDSGLCVDALNGAPGIYSARYAGEPTDNLKNNQKLLSALEGVANRQAHFICCLVLAHPDVDSLVVEGRVDGEIATQMHGEQGFGYDPVFYIPSEQKTFAQMPEKKSEIGHRAMALKALLEKMPDWLNHNAI; translated from the coding sequence ATAACATTGTCGAAAATATTAATCGCAACGCATAATCCGGGTAAAGTAAAAGAATTTACGACACTATTTTCACCTTTAGGGATTAAAGTGGAATCATTATTGGATTATCCCGAGTTAGAAGAAGTAGAAGAGACAGGGGCAACATTTGAAGAAAATGCACGGCTTAAAGCAGAAACTATCGCCCGTATGACGAATAGTATGGTATTAGCAGATGATTCGGGCTTATGTGTTGATGCGTTAAATGGTGCGCCAGGTATTTATAGCGCACGCTATGCGGGTGAACCGACGGATAATTTGAAAAATAACCAAAAATTGTTATCAGCATTGGAAGGGGTAGCCAATCGTCAGGCGCATTTTATTTGTTGTTTGGTGTTGGCGCATCCTGACGTGGATTCATTAGTTGTTGAGGGACGTGTCGATGGTGAAATTGCTACCCAAATGCACGGAGAGCAAGGCTTTGGCTATGACCCTGTATTTTATATTCCGTCAGAGCAGAAAACATTTGCCCAAATGCCTGAGAAAAAAAGTGAAATAGGGCATCGCGCAATGGCGTTGAAAGCATTACTTGAAAAAATGCCAGATTGGTTAAATCATAATGCAATCTAG
- a CDS encoding CBS domain-containing protein: MINKIIEKSIVSSISDLMIPADNVAHVLSNNTLSHGLLVLSTVKYSLIPVLSPQLKLMGLLNMSVIIKAITTIDAIEVSKLDEITIESVMMKPPVVLDEQVSFEKVLHYLVDYNFLCVVDKDQNFKGIITRRAVLKRLNKFIHQLSTTDALRHLLVQVAKNDQQDDI; the protein is encoded by the coding sequence ATGATAAATAAAATTATTGAAAAATCAATTGTCAGTTCTATTTCTGATTTAATGATACCGGCTGATAATGTCGCACATGTGTTATCAAACAATACACTGAGTCACGGATTATTAGTTTTGTCGACCGTTAAATACTCATTAATTCCTGTTTTGTCCCCGCAATTGAAACTGATGGGTTTGCTTAATATGTCGGTTATTATCAAAGCAATTACGACAATTGATGCGATTGAAGTATCGAAACTCGATGAAATTACGATTGAATCGGTGATGATGAAACCGCCAGTTGTCTTAGACGAACAAGTGAGTTTTGAAAAAGTATTGCATTATTTGGTTGACTATAACTTTTTATGTGTGGTTGACAAAGACCAAAATTTTAAAGGGATTATAACACGACGTGCTGTGTTAAAACGCTTAAATAAATTTATCCACCAGCTATCAACTACGGATGCATTGCGTCATTTATTGGTTCAAGTAGCCAAAAATGACCAGCAAGATGATATATAA
- a CDS encoding 1,4-dihydroxy-2-naphthoate polyprenyltransferase, with translation MRSITLLMNKQLRIFFDFVELRTKIASVIPMTAGILWSIYRYKQFNLLTTVIFILAVLSFDMCTTAINNTMDYIKAKNEHYKHNENVIGIHQLTLKKMIYVVLVLLAFAIVMSLILVALTDIVLLAIGAICFAIGILYTFGPVPISRTPYGEVFSGVTMGFGIYFIAVFIQSPQTLLATQWLQNTVQVNWYWKTTLEIFMMSLPFICLIANIMLANNTCDLETDITNERHTLVYYIGTYRAVRLYQLLSLLPWIFWGLYMVLGLLPLWAGIGFIGIYPHYLSVQRFSSKQVKRETFVEAIKSFKLYAAIYLVVLIIAIILSWFG, from the coding sequence ATGAGGAGTATCACCTTGTTAATGAATAAACAATTACGTATTTTTTTTGATTTTGTTGAACTACGGACAAAGATTGCCAGTGTAATCCCCATGACAGCTGGTATATTATGGAGTATTTATCGCTATAAGCAGTTTAATCTCTTGACGACAGTGATTTTTATTTTAGCAGTACTTAGTTTTGATATGTGTACGACAGCTATCAATAATACGATGGATTATATTAAAGCGAAAAATGAACATTATAAACACAATGAAAATGTGATTGGCATCCATCAATTGACCTTGAAAAAAATGATTTATGTCGTATTAGTCTTGTTAGCATTTGCGATTGTAATGTCACTGATACTCGTGGCTCTAACAGATATTGTATTATTAGCAATCGGCGCAATTTGTTTTGCGATAGGTATTCTATATACATTTGGACCGGTGCCGATTTCTCGTACTCCTTATGGTGAAGTGTTCTCAGGTGTGACAATGGGGTTTGGCATTTATTTTATTGCAGTCTTTATTCAATCACCGCAAACCTTACTAGCGACCCAATGGCTACAAAATACCGTGCAAGTCAACTGGTATTGGAAAACAACATTAGAAATTTTTATGATGTCATTGCCGTTTATTTGTTTAATTGCTAATATCATGTTAGCGAACAATACCTGCGATTTAGAAACCGATATAACCAATGAACGTCACACATTAGTGTATTATATTGGCACTTACCGCGCCGTTCGTTTGTATCAATTGTTGAGTTTGTTGCCATGGATATTTTGGGGCTTATATATGGTGTTAGGATTATTACCGTTATGGGCAGGTATCGGGTTTATCGGTATTTATCCGCATTATTTAAGTGTGCAACGTTTTTCAAGCAAACAAGTGAAACGCGAAACCTTTGTTGAAGCCATAAAAAGTTTTAAATTATATGCTGCTATTTATCTTGTGGTATTAATTATTGCAATTATTCTGTCATGGTTTGGATAG
- a CDS encoding APC family permease: MKQAKTTYGLTTAIAMIVGVVIGSGIYFRADNVLLYTGGNVGLGMLALALGASCIIFGSLSLSELAQRTTSSGGISSYYEEFISPGIAAAIGFFQSFVYFPTVIAVVAWVGAIYSWTYLGKEATLEMQIIFAASYIIFFTALNYFSRQLGGYYQSLSTFVKVIPLLIIAVIGLFWHADLPAIPAQIPVIHPKSVGFGWLAALVPLAFSYDGWTAVITIAPEIRNPKRNLTKALIIGPLFILLTYLLFFFGLSKILGPSFIMSVGDDAIHYALQSLFGPQIGNFILLIIIISVLGVINGMLLAMIRLPQAFAQRGWLHSKKLATIHPKHQVSTASTLLTLAVALGWLTIHYIVQKFDLLHGRDVSEISVVFNNLAFMVLYLKVFDMYRHQTIEQRLTGLISPIFAILGSLSIFIGSLMTAPMYVLVFQFFCLCSCVIGYWLYQKNQMA; this comes from the coding sequence ATGAAACAAGCAAAAACTACATATGGCTTGACCACAGCGATTGCGATGATTGTCGGTGTCGTTATTGGTTCAGGCATTTATTTTAGGGCAGACAATGTCCTACTTTATACTGGAGGCAATGTCGGACTGGGGATGTTAGCATTAGCACTCGGAGCTAGCTGCATCATCTTCGGAAGTCTGTCTCTATCTGAATTAGCACAACGCACGACGTCCAGCGGTGGGATTTCTAGTTATTACGAAGAATTTATCTCACCTGGTATTGCAGCAGCAATTGGATTTTTCCAATCCTTTGTTTATTTTCCAACTGTTATTGCGGTCGTCGCATGGGTAGGTGCCATCTACTCTTGGACATACCTTGGCAAAGAAGCTACATTAGAAATGCAAATTATTTTTGCGGCGAGTTATATTATCTTTTTTACAGCCCTTAACTATTTTTCACGTCAATTAGGCGGTTATTATCAATCATTATCCACATTTGTTAAAGTGATTCCTTTACTGATTATTGCAGTAATTGGACTATTTTGGCACGCTGATTTACCGGCAATACCCGCACAGATACCGGTTATTCACCCAAAAAGTGTTGGTTTTGGGTGGTTAGCCGCATTAGTACCACTAGCCTTTTCATACGATGGCTGGACGGCGGTAATTACGATTGCGCCCGAAATCCGCAATCCAAAACGCAACTTAACCAAGGCATTGATAATTGGTCCATTATTTATATTATTGACTTATCTATTATTCTTTTTTGGTTTAAGTAAGATACTAGGGCCTAGTTTTATTATGAGTGTTGGCGATGATGCGATACATTATGCCTTACAATCTTTGTTTGGCCCCCAAATCGGTAACTTTATTTTACTAATTATCATTATTTCAGTCCTCGGTGTGATTAATGGCATGTTATTAGCAATGATTCGTCTACCACAAGCATTTGCTCAACGTGGTTGGTTACATTCAAAAAAATTAGCCACCATCCATCCAAAACATCAAGTATCAACTGCTTCAACCTTGTTAACACTTGCTGTCGCACTCGGTTGGTTAACGATTCATTACATCGTACAAAAATTCGACTTATTACACGGCCGTGATGTGAGTGAAATTTCTGTCGTGTTTAACAATTTGGCCTTCATGGTACTCTATCTTAAAGTATTCGACATGTATCGTCATCAAACCATTGAGCAACGTTTGACTGGACTTATCTCACCAATATTCGCAATCCTCGGTAGTTTATCCATCTTTATCGGTAGTCTGATGACTGCCCCGATGTATGTGCTCGTCTTTCAATTTTTCTGCTTATGTAGCTGTGTTATTGGCTATTGGCTCTACCAGAAAAATCAAATGGCTTAA
- a CDS encoding FAD:protein FMN transferase, with translation MKKRIKRLLLSTSVLALIAAPVVTPIYAQEVTSGASAKLSNTPLKVVKDPLVRSESMLHTAIQIQIFHENQEAVMDKAIDYIKRMEKLMSTNLEGSDVYRINQAAGKEAVKVAPETFEVIKKALEISELSEGKFDITIGAVSNLWRIGSDDARVPEKSEIAAALKKIDYKKVTIDEKNQTVKLEEEGMAIELGGISKGYIGSGIVKYFAQAGITTAIVNLGGNVVVMGSSPANDEGWNVGVQDPDEVRGTVVGTRRIKDYAVITSGIYERFLEKDGVKYHHILDPKTGYPLENDISGVTVFAPTSVDGDALSTTLFLFGIKEGKAFVEKLKGVEAVFIDKSHGVHLTSGLKDSFVLKNEEYHLVNE, from the coding sequence ATGAAAAAAAGAATCAAACGATTATTATTGAGTACGAGTGTGCTTGCGCTTATCGCTGCACCGGTTGTTACGCCAATATATGCACAAGAAGTAACTTCAGGTGCGTCAGCAAAATTAAGTAATACGCCATTAAAAGTGGTAAAAGACCCACTGGTTCGTTCGGAATCAATGTTACATACTGCCATCCAAATTCAAATTTTTCATGAAAATCAAGAAGCAGTGATGGATAAAGCCATTGATTATATTAAACGGATGGAAAAATTAATGAGTACAAATTTAGAAGGGTCAGATGTTTATCGCATCAATCAAGCAGCGGGAAAAGAAGCTGTTAAAGTAGCACCAGAAACCTTTGAAGTGATAAAAAAAGCACTCGAAATATCTGAATTGAGTGAGGGTAAATTTGATATTACCATTGGTGCGGTGTCCAACTTATGGCGTATTGGTTCTGATGATGCTCGTGTGCCAGAAAAAAGTGAAATTGCTGCGGCGTTGAAAAAAATTGATTATAAAAAAGTAACAATTGATGAAAAAAATCAAACAGTAAAATTGGAAGAAGAAGGTATGGCTATCGAATTAGGTGGTATTTCCAAAGGGTATATTGGTAGTGGGATTGTAAAATATTTTGCGCAAGCAGGTATTACAACTGCTATTGTTAATTTGGGTGGAAATGTTGTGGTAATGGGTAGTTCACCAGCTAATGACGAGGGATGGAATGTCGGTGTTCAAGATCCGGATGAAGTGCGTGGTACCGTAGTAGGGACACGTCGTATAAAGGATTATGCAGTTATTACCTCAGGTATCTATGAACGTTTTCTTGAAAAAGATGGTGTAAAATATCATCACATCTTAGATCCCAAGACGGGTTATCCATTGGAAAATGATATTTCTGGCGTAACAGTTTTTGCACCAACGTCAGTCGATGGTGACGCCTTATCGACTACTCTGTTTTTATTTGGTATTAAAGAAGGTAAAGCTTTTGTCGAAAAATTAAAAGGTGTAGAAGCAGTATTTATTGATAAAAGTCATGGAGTTCATCTTACGTCGGGATTGAAGGATAGTTTTGTGTTGAAAAATGAGGAGTATCACCTTGTTAATGAATAA
- a CDS encoding FMN-binding protein, with translation MELKNVVNKGTLLFGSMFVLAACGANNTATDSKDEATTVATTKAMDETTEKMDETTEKMDETTKEMMDETTEEKMDETTEEKMDETTEEKMDETTEEKMDETTEEKMDETTEEKMDETTEEKMDETTEEKMDETTEAMDEMEGLKDGKYTVVGNPDERGWAVKHTIEVKDGKITSSDFDYYNEAGDRKTEDEEYNKKMEEKSGISSKDAIAKLNDALVESQKSDVEVVSGATHTAENFVKSAAALIAKAEKGDTEESNFEEMALMDGEYKLESNADERGWAHSFTIVVKDGKVTESKYDMVDKDGKLKSENEEYNKAMKDKTGSSFAEAVEAYNKGLVEKQNVSDVEAVSGATSTHDSFVEYAKLLLEAAAKGETETIKVEVK, from the coding sequence ATGGAATTAAAAAATGTAGTAAACAAAGGAACGTTGTTATTCGGTTCAATGTTTGTTTTAGCAGCATGTGGCGCAAATAATACAGCAACTGACTCAAAAGACGAAGCAACAACAGTGGCAACTACGAAAGCAATGGATGAAACCACTGAAAAAATGGACGAAACCACTGAAAAAATGGACGAAACCACAAAAGAAATGATGGATGAAACCACAGAAGAAAAAATGGATGAAACCACAGAAGAAAAGATGGATGAAACCACAGAAGAAAAAATGGATGAAACCACAGAAGAAAAAATGGACGAAACCACAGAAGAAAAGATGGACGAAACCACAGAAGAAAAGATGGACGAAACCACAGAAGAAAAGATGGATGAAACCACAGAAGAAAAAATGGATGAAACTACTGAAGCTATGGACGAAATGGAAGGCTTAAAAGACGGTAAATATACTGTTGTTGGTAATCCAGACGAACGTGGCTGGGCGGTTAAACATACCATCGAAGTAAAAGACGGTAAAATCACTTCTTCAGACTTCGATTACTATAACGAAGCTGGCGACAGAAAAACTGAAGACGAAGAATACAACAAAAAAATGGAAGAAAAATCAGGTATTTCTTCTAAAGATGCTATCGCTAAATTAAACGATGCCTTAGTTGAATCTCAAAAATCTGATGTTGAAGTAGTATCAGGTGCAACTCACACAGCTGAAAACTTTGTGAAATCAGCTGCTGCATTAATCGCTAAAGCTGAAAAAGGCGATACTGAAGAATCTAATTTTGAAGAAATGGCATTGATGGATGGCGAATACAAATTAGAATCTAATGCAGACGAACGTGGTTGGGCGCATTCATTTACAATCGTTGTTAAAGACGGTAAAGTAACAGAGTCTAAATACGACATGGTTGACAAAGATGGTAAATTAAAATCAGAAAATGAAGAATACAACAAAGCAATGAAAGATAAAACAGGTTCTTCATTTGCTGAAGCTGTTGAAGCTTATAACAAAGGTTTAGTTGAAAAACAAAATGTTTCAGATGTTGAAGCAGTTTCAGGTGCTACAAGCACACATGATTCATTTGTTGAATATGCTAAATTATTATTAGAAGCAGCTGCCAAAGGTGAAACTGAAACTATTAAAGTTGAAGTGAAATAA
- a CDS encoding polyprenyl synthetase family protein: MVHEIWQPYPAIALQLERVKQKMLASVNIPMKDIEQKIHDYINAPGKYIRSGLALIVATEFNQELDERFIHAGASLELLHLATLIHDDVIDNADVRRGIDAIHTQYSNRIAIYAGDYLLSLSGRLMAESKFEVEHNIVDDKLLEYILIGELRQLMNQHRESMTMVDYLRQIKGKTAVLFGMATMTGGLNTGLSRRQLKRLFYAGQMIGMAFQLNDDLIDYRQQEQESGKPFLQDIQNGIYTAPYLLLKLAHQQPLPEDETELLYLMDKYHIFAQVETMINQYLRKSYRYFESLGVDTTMMKTLLDVLHY; the protein is encoded by the coding sequence GTGGTTCATGAAATTTGGCAACCGTATCCAGCCATTGCGCTTCAATTAGAACGTGTAAAACAAAAAATGTTAGCATCTGTGAATATACCAATGAAAGATATTGAACAAAAAATTCACGATTATATCAATGCGCCAGGAAAGTATATTCGTTCTGGCTTGGCACTAATCGTTGCAACAGAATTTAATCAAGAACTGGATGAGCGTTTTATCCACGCTGGAGCAAGTCTAGAGCTATTACATTTAGCGACTTTAATTCACGATGATGTGATTGATAATGCGGATGTTAGGCGTGGCATCGATGCGATACATACACAGTATTCGAATCGCATTGCGATTTATGCTGGAGATTATTTGTTATCGCTGTCCGGTCGTTTAATGGCAGAGTCAAAATTTGAAGTCGAACACAATATTGTTGACGATAAATTACTTGAGTATATTTTGATTGGCGAATTACGGCAGTTGATGAATCAGCATCGTGAATCGATGACGATGGTAGATTATCTACGACAAATAAAAGGTAAGACAGCTGTCCTGTTTGGGATGGCGACAATGACGGGCGGATTAAACACGGGGCTATCGCGTCGACAATTAAAGCGATTGTTTTATGCCGGTCAGATGATTGGGATGGCTTTTCAGTTAAATGATGACTTAATTGACTATCGTCAACAGGAGCAAGAAAGTGGCAAGCCCTTTTTACAAGATATACAAAATGGTATTTATACAGCACCGTATTTATTGCTTAAACTAGCGCATCAACAACCATTGCCGGAAGATGAGACTGAGTTATTATACTTGATGGATAAGTATCATATCTTTGCTCAGGTTGAAACAATGATTAATCAATATTTACGAAAAAGTTATCGTTATTTTGAAAGTCTAGGTGTGGATACAACAATGATGAAAACGCTACTTGACGTGCTACATTATTAG